One window of Oscillibacter hominis genomic DNA carries:
- the pyk gene encoding pyruvate kinase: protein MHKTKIVCTLGPATDREDVLRGMMESGMNVARFNFSHGSHEEHKARLEMVKKLRQEMALPVAAMLDTKGPEIRLKTFAKGVAELEAGQEFTLTTRDVEGDEHICAVTYRDLPGDVAAGGTILLDDGLIRLTVQEVTGQDILCRVENSGRIKNRKGVNVPGVRLSIPYMSAQDREDILFGIEEGFDFVAASFTRSAADVLEIRRLIESKGSTMRIIAKIENQEGVNNLSEILSVADGIMVARGDMGVEIDFTEIPIIQKDIIAQCASCGKPVITATQMLDSMMENPRPTRAEITDVANAIYDGTSAIMLSGETAAGKYPLEAVRTMAAIAQRTESDINYAKRMRNMAAESHLSIAAATAHAACTTAMDVGADAIITVSKSGETARLVSRFRPGTPIIACLLDERVQRHLALSWGVMPLMMPYANNTDELIDLAVEAARKAGLVADGDLVVLTAGLPAGVPGTTNMIKVHLVGDSLMTGVGIGTSNARGRLCVCASPEEIRAKFHPGDVLVVPYTTNEMLDVMRQASAVISEESGINSHAATVGLTLNKAVIVGAFGATHTLKDGTMVSVDCARGVIHGLPL from the coding sequence ATGCATAAAACGAAAATCGTCTGTACGCTGGGCCCCGCCACGGACCGGGAGGATGTCCTCCGGGGGATGATGGAGTCCGGCATGAACGTGGCCCGCTTCAACTTTTCCCACGGCAGCCACGAAGAGCATAAGGCCCGGCTGGAGATGGTGAAAAAGCTGCGTCAGGAGATGGCTTTGCCCGTTGCCGCCATGCTGGACACCAAGGGGCCGGAGATCCGTCTGAAGACCTTTGCCAAAGGTGTGGCGGAGCTTGAGGCAGGGCAGGAGTTTACCCTGACCACCCGGGATGTGGAGGGGGACGAGCACATCTGTGCCGTGACCTACCGTGACCTGCCCGGGGACGTGGCGGCAGGCGGAACCATTCTGCTGGATGACGGCCTGATCCGCCTGACAGTCCAGGAGGTAACGGGCCAGGACATCCTGTGCCGGGTGGAGAACAGCGGGCGCATCAAAAACCGCAAGGGCGTGAACGTGCCTGGAGTCAGGCTGTCCATCCCCTATATGAGCGCCCAGGACCGGGAGGACATCCTCTTCGGAATCGAGGAGGGATTCGACTTTGTGGCGGCAAGCTTTACCCGTTCCGCCGCCGATGTCCTGGAGATCCGCCGCCTGATCGAGAGCAAGGGTTCCACCATGCGGATCATCGCCAAAATTGAGAACCAGGAAGGGGTCAACAACCTCAGCGAAATCCTCTCCGTTGCCGACGGCATCATGGTGGCCCGGGGCGACATGGGCGTGGAGATCGACTTCACAGAAATTCCCATCATCCAAAAGGACATCATCGCCCAGTGCGCATCCTGCGGCAAGCCGGTGATCACCGCCACCCAGATGCTGGACTCCATGATGGAGAATCCCCGCCCCACCCGGGCGGAGATCACCGACGTGGCAAACGCGATCTATGACGGCACCTCCGCCATCATGCTCTCCGGCGAGACGGCTGCGGGCAAATACCCGTTGGAGGCGGTGCGCACCATGGCCGCCATCGCCCAGCGCACGGAGTCGGACATCAACTACGCCAAGCGGATGCGGAACATGGCCGCGGAGAGCCATCTGAGCATTGCCGCCGCCACGGCCCACGCCGCCTGCACCACGGCCATGGACGTGGGCGCCGACGCCATCATCACAGTCAGCAAGAGCGGGGAGACCGCCCGGCTGGTCAGCCGCTTCCGTCCGGGGACGCCCATCATCGCCTGCCTATTGGACGAGCGGGTCCAGCGGCACCTGGCCCTCTCCTGGGGCGTGATGCCGCTGATGATGCCCTATGCCAACAACACCGACGAGCTGATTGACCTGGCGGTGGAGGCTGCCCGGAAGGCCGGCCTGGTCGCCGACGGGGACCTGGTGGTCCTGACGGCCGGACTGCCCGCGGGGGTGCCGGGCACCACGAACATGATCAAGGTGCACCTGGTGGGCGACAGCCTGATGACCGGCGTGGGCATCGGCACCAGCAATGCCCGGGGCCGATTGTGTGTGTGCGCCAGCCCCGAGGAAATCCGCGCCAAGTTCCATCCCGGCGATGTGCTGGTGGTGCCCTACACCACCAATGAGATGCTGGATGTGATGCGCCAGGCCTCCGCCGTCATCAGCGAGGAGTCGGGCATCAACAGCCACGCCGCCACGGTGGGGCTGACGCTGAATAAAGCCGTCATTGTGGGGGCCTTTGGCGCCACCCACACCCTGAAGGACGGCACCATGGTCAGTGTGGACTGCGCCCGGGGCGTGATCCACGGACTGCCGCTTTAA